Proteins co-encoded in one Candida albicans SC5314 chromosome 3, complete sequence genomic window:
- the CAM1 gene encoding translation elongation factor EF1B gamma (Putative translation elongation factor eEF1 gamma; protein level decreased in stationary phase cultures; Spider biofilm repressed), whose translation MSQGTLYVTQQIRSLAPKALVKHFKLDIKLSDKDEAFNKAFPLNKIPAFIGPKGFKLTEVIAVCLYLINLADPKSKLLGKNAVEYSQILRWLSLANTELLPTEARVFQPLNGTIPYNKKQVDDNSAYLAKVVDIFEKRLADFTYLVGERLTFADIFAATLFVRGFDFLFGKEWRKQHPNTTRWFKTIIATPILAEFLGDYSFIEKPIEYVPPKKEKKKDAAPKKDAAAAPKKKEAAAPAASEEPAPAPKPKHPLEALGKPKNPLDEWKRTYSNEETREVAIPWFWKNQYDPEEWSLWKVDYKYNDELTLTFMSNNLVGGFFNRLSASTKYMFGCMVVYGENNNNGITGAFLVRGQDYVPAFDVAPDWESYEFTKLDGSNEEDKKFINNMFAWDEPVVVNGEKREIADGKVFK comes from the exons ATGTCACAAGGTACTTTATATGTTACTCAACAAATTAGAAGTTTAGCACCAAAAGCTTTGGTCAAACACTTCAAATTAGATATCAAACTTTCTGATAAGGATGAAGCTTTCAACAAAGCTTTCCCATTGAACAAAATTCCTGCTTTTATTGGACCAAAAGGTTTCAAATTGACTGAAGTCATTGCCGTTTGTCTTTATT TGATTAACTTGGCTGATCCAAAATCCAAATTGTTGGGTAAAAACGCTGTTGAATATTCTCAAATTTTGAGATGGCTTTCATTAGCTAACACTGAATTGTTGCCAACTGAAGCTAGAGTTTTCCAACCATTGAATGGAACTATTCCATACAACAAGAAACAAGTTGATGACAATTCTGCTTACTTAGCTAAAGTCGTTgacatttttgaaaaaagattaGCTGATTTCACTTATTTAGTAGGTGAACGTCTTACTTTTGCTGATATTTTTGCTGCTACTCTTTTCGTTAGaggatttgatttcttgttcGGTAAAGAATGGAGAAAACAACACCCAAACACCACCAGATGGTTCAAGACCATTATTGCTACTCCAATTTTGGCTGAATTCCTTGGTGATTACAGTTTCATTGAAAAACCAATCGAATACGTTCCACcaaagaaggaaaagaagaaggacGCTGCTCCAAAGAAAgatgctgctgctgctccaaagaagaaggaagCTGCTGCTCCAGCTGCTTCAGAAGAACCAGCCCCAGctccaaaaccaaaacatcCATTGGAAGCTTTGGGTAAACCAAAGAACCCATTAGATGAATGGAAGAGAACTTACTCTAATGAAGAAACTAGAGAAGTTGCCATTCCATGGTTCTGGAAGAACCAATATGATCCAGAAGAATGGTCATTATGGAAAGTTGATTACAAatataatgatgaattgacTTTAACTTTTATGTCCAACAATTTGGTTGGTGGTTTCTTTAACAGATTGTCTGCTTCCACCAAATACATGTTTGGTTGTATGGTTGTTTATGgtgaaaacaacaacaatggtATCACTGGTGCTTTCTTGGTTAGAGGTCAAGATTATGTTCCAGCCTTTGATGTTGCTCCAGATTGGGAATCTTATGAATTCACCAAATTGGATGGTTCTAATGAAGAGGATAAgaaattcatcaacaacatgtTTGCTTGGGATGAACCAGTTGTTGTTAACGGTGAAAAGAGAGAAATTGCTGACGgtaaagttttcaaataa
- the MNN9 gene encoding mannosyltransferase complex subunit (Protein of N-linked outer-chain mannan biosynthesis; mutant has defective cell wall; required for wild-type hyphal growth; mutant is hygromycin B sensitive and vanadate resistant; has N-terminal membrane-spanning segment (positions 18-34)) → MVHYRNRYLNYIRRKPLALLAPITLLVVIYFYFFSAHGFSSNKQKYNYNKKSRGWFYKNRDTVILKDLPKNHISHYDLNKLTASKDALNKREEVLILTPMSKFLPEYWENINKLTYDHSLISLGFIFPRTTQGDDALKELENALKKTKREKRLNFKKITILRQDSNSLQSQLEKDRHAFKVQKERRSMMALARNSLVFSTILPSTSWVLWLDADIVETPVTLIQDLTGHNKPVVSANVHQRFINQDTKQPDIRPYDFNNWVESEEGLKLAASLPDDEIIVEGYSEMVTHRALMAHFYDPKGDPSTEMTLDGVGGGAVMVKADVHRDGAMFPSFPFYHLIETEGFAKMAKRLGYEVYGLPNYLVFHYNE, encoded by the coding sequence ATGGTTCACTATAGGAATCGATACCTAAATTATATACGAAGAAAACCATTAGCATTATTGGCTCCTATCACTTTATTGGTTGTGATCtacttttatttcttttctgcCCATGGGTTTTCTTCAAACAAGCAGAAATATAACTACAATAAAAAGAGTAGAGGATGGTTTTACAAAAACAGAGATACAGTAATATTAAAAGATTTACCTAAGAATCATATTAGTCATtatgatttgaataaattgacGGCATCCAAAGACGCATTGAACAAAAGAGAAGAAGTGTTGATCTTAACTCCAATGTCCAAATTCTTACCTGAATATTGggaaaatataaataaactCACCTATGACCATTCGTTAATTTCATTAGGGTTTATTTTCCCAAGAACTACTCAAGGAGATGATGCTTTAAAAGAACTCGAAAATGCATTAAAGAAAACGAAAAGAGAAAAACGGTTGAacttcaaaaaaatcactATTTTAAGACAAGATTCCAATTCTTTACAAAGTCaattagaaaaagataGACATGCATTCAAAGTTCAAAAGGAAAGAAGATCAATGATGGCATTAGCAAGAAACTCATTGGTTTTCAGTACAATTTTACCATCTACTTCTTGGGTCTTATGGTTGGATGCAGATATCGTTGAAACTCCAGTGACATTGATTCAAGACTTGACTGGTCACAACAAACCCGTCGTTTCCGCTAATGTCCACCAAAGATTTATCAACCAAGATACAAAACAGCCAGACATCAGACCATAcgatttcaataattgggTCGAAAGTGAGGAAGGATTGAAATTGGCTGCTAGTTTACCAGATGACGAAATTATTGTCGAAGGTTATTCAGAAATGGTTACTCATAGAGCATTAATGGCTCATTTTTACGATCCTAAAGGTGATCCAAGTACAGAAATGACATTAGACGGTGTTGGTGGAGGTGCAGTTATGGTTAAAGCTGACGTACATAGAGATGGTGCCATGTTCCCATCGTTCCCATTCTatcatttgattgaaaCGGAAGGATTTGCTAAAATGGCAAAAAGATTAGGCTATGAAGTATATGGTTTACCAAATTACTTAGTTTTCCATTATAATGAGTAA
- a CDS encoding uncharacterized protein (CCCH zinc finger protein; Spider biofilm induced): MMGITHLVSDNDTVNRQNYSHNHNDGDQCFYPSQDYQRQHQQQQQSSATYSSTYSVTGKKYSHNNSTNQGNHGFRSTSDIFSNQVQLPPNTGPAGTVAVTNGSNSTNNKNLSHVPCKFFKQGVCQAGNSCPFSHNLEGALGADKLPCKYFQKGNCKFGLKCALAHFLPDGTRVNSKSFLQLNGNGKPNNHRGSFGSYTASSYPIDYSPPEYEKSFVDANNNGIESSPSNTVFATQNSKTTSFINIGNGTSSSLQQQYQQPISLSSVPQESLDRSRSFNRSNSLQNIPQPDNTPSSPYSQQPKISHQRSLSMQHHPSIFLVSNSFNNGLSNASNGFSFRSNPPLGRSNSISLSNNDDDHIPVQYFTHNANVQASPQETHSATTPTSRFSFNSRLSSQQFIQQQQQQQQSSSQQQQGHGYYYTESSSSAIVDDDDYPAAKNEFMFEEDFIPGSLSDVILTPQELKRRDSRSQSGNLNVRPSLNNLFESQTQPTHDNGNVFLMD; encoded by the coding sequence ATGATGGGTATCACTCATTTGGTATCTGATAATGATACCGTCAATAGACAAAATTACTCACATAATCACAATGACGGAGATCAGTGTTTTTACCCATCGCAAGATTATCAAAGACAACatcagcaacagcaacagtCATCAGCCACATATTCCTCTACTTATTCGGTAACTGGAAAGAAATATTCGCACAATAACAGCACAAATCAGGGAAATCATGGATTTCGTTCTACCCTGGatatattttcaaatcaagtACAATTACCTCCAAACACGGGGCCAGCAGGAACAGTTGCAGTCACAAACGGTTCAAACTCAACCAATAATAAGAACTTGAGCCATGTTCCatgtaaattttttaaacaaGGGGTATGTCAAGCTGGTAATTCGTGCCCCTTCAGCCACAATTTAGAAGGTGCTTTGGGTGCTGATAAATTGCCGTgcaaatattttcaaaaaggTAATTGCAAGTTTGGGTTGAAATGTGCCTTAGCCCATTTTTTACCAGACGGTACACGAGTGAATTCAAAAAGCTTTTTACAATTGAACGGTAATGGCAAACCAAATAACCATAGAGGATCTTTTGGTTCCTATACTGCATCTTCATACCCAATTGATTATTCACCTCCAGAATATGAAAAATCGTTTGTGGATGCAAATAATAACGGAATCGAATCGTCTCCCTCGAATACCGTTTTTGCAACACAAAACAGTAAAACTACCAGTTTTATAAACATCGGTAATGGGACTTCGCTGCTGTTGCAACAGCAATACCAGCAACCAATATCATTGTCTCTGGTTCCCCAAGAAAGTCTTGATAGGTCACGTTCGTTCAATAGAAGCAATAGCTTACAGAACATTCCTCAGCCAGACAATACACCTTCTTCACCATATTCTCAGCAACCAAAAATTCTGCATCAACGACTGCTCCTGATGCAACATCATCCTAGTATATTTTTGGTatccaattcttttaataatggGCTTTCAAATGCTTCTAATGGATTTAGCTTTCGATCAAACCCACCTCTCGGAagatcaaattcaattagtTTGAGTAATAACGATGATGACCATATACCAGTTCAATATTTTACTCATAATGCCAATGTCCAAGCGTCGCCACAGGAAACTCATTCTGCAACGACACCAACCTCAAGATTctcattcaattcaagGCTTTCGTCTCAACAGtttattcaacaacaacaacaacaacaacaactgctgctgcaacagcaacaagGTCATGGGTATTATTATACCGAATCCAGTAGTTCCGCAATAgtagatgatgatgattatcCAGCTGCTAAAAATGAATTCATgtttgaagaagatttcATACCTGGTTCTTTAAGTGATGTTATACTTACACCACAAGAATTAAAACGTCGTGATTCCAGATCTCA
- the NOG1 gene encoding putative GTPase (Putative GTPase; mutation confers hypersensitivity to 5-fluorocytosine (5-FC), 5-fluorouracil (5-FU), and tubercidin (7-deazaadenosine); repressed by prostaglandins; Hap43-induced), protein MQLSWKDIPPVPTSNDMLDIVLNRTQRKTPTVIRPGFKITRIRAFYMRKVKFTAEGFTEKFTDLLSGFPNINDVHPFHRDLMDTLYEKNHYKVSLAAVSKAKTLIEQVSRDYNRLLKFGQSLYQCKQLKRAALGRMATIVKKLKDPFVYLEQVRQHLGRLPSIDPNTRTLLICGYPNVGKSSFLKCITKADVEVQPYAFTTKSLYVGHFDYKYLRFQAIDTPGILDRPTEEMNNIEMQSIYAIAHLRSCVLYFMDLSEQCGFSIEAQVKLFHSIKPLFANKSVMVVMNKSDIIQAEDLSEEKQELLKTLTTVPGVEIMHASCHEEENVMQVRNQACEKLLTARIEQKLKGTARVNNVLNKIHVAKPQQRDDVERLPYIPDAVKQLAKYDINDPNRRQLARDIEAENGGAGVFNINLKDKYLLEDEEWKNDVMPEMLDGKNVYDYLDPDIAAKLQALEDEEERLEQEGFYDSDSDIEDEDAEEIREKAQWIRNKQKTMIIEGRNRKSLKNKAIMPRDQIKKTFGDMEKHMYNIGHDTEKLRETVGKKSSDKAMSGVEILKRSQGIKASKLAKKKAAANQSDRLNDGLNDGALRSQAERLAKIQRRERNRMARQGEGDRHSTAALPKHLFSGKRGIGSTDRR, encoded by the coding sequence ATGCAACTTTCATGGAAGGATATACCACCGGTACCTACATCTAACGATATGTTAGATATAGTGTTGAACCGTACCCAAAGAAAAACGCCTACTGTTATTAGACCAGGGTTTAAGATCACTCGTATTCGTGCTTTTTATATGAGAAAAGTTAAATTTACTGCTGAAGGTTTCactgaaaaatttactGATTTGTTACTGGGATTCCCTAATATTAATGACGTTCATCCTTTCCATCGTGACTTGATGGACACTTTATATGAAAAGAATCATTATAAAGTTTCATTGGCTGCAGTTTCTAAAGCGAAAACTTTAATTGAACAAGTCTCAAGAGATTATAATagattattgaaatttggtcaatcattatatcaatgtaaacaattaaaacGTGCTGCTTTGGGTAGAATGGCTACCATtgtgaagaaattaaaggatccatttgtttatttagAACAAGTTAGACAACATTTGGGTAGATTGCCAAGTATTGATCCAAACACCAGAACTTTATTGATTTGTGGATACCCTAATGTTGGTAAATCTTCATTCTTAAAATGTATTACTAAAGCTGATGTTGAAGTCCAACCTTATGCATTCACCACCAAATCATTATACGTGGGtcattttgattataaGTATTTACGTTTCCAAGCCATTGATACCCCAGGTATTTTGGATCGTCCTACTGAAGAAATGAACAATATTGAAATGCAATCAATTTATGCTATTGCTCATTTAAGATCATGTGTATTGTATTTCATGGATCTTTCCGAACAATGTGGATTTTCTATTGAAGCCCAAGTGAAATTGTTCCATTCAATCAAACCATTATTCGCCAACAAATCAGTTATGGTAGTAATGAATAAATCCGATATCATTCAAGCAGAAGATTTATcagaagaaaaacaagaattattgAAGACTTTAACTACAGTTCCAGGAGTTGAAATTATGCATGCTTCTTGTcatgaagaagaaaatgttATGCAAGTTCGTAATCAAGCCtgtgaaaaattgttgacTGCCAGAATCGAACAGAAATTGAAAGGTACTGCTAGAGTTAATAatgttttgaataaaattcATGTTGCTAAACCTCAACAACGTGATGATGTGGAAAGATTGCCATATATCCCTGATGCTGTTAAACAGTTGGCCAAATATGATATTAATGATCCAAACAGAAGACAATTAGCCAGAGATATTGAAGCAGAAAACGGTGGTGCTGGTGttttcaacatcaatttgaaagacAAGTATCTTTtggaagatgaagaatGGAAAAACGATGTTATGCCAGAAATGTTGGACGGTAAGAACGTTTATGATTACTTGGATCCAGATATTGCTGCTAAATTACAAGCTTtggaagatgaagaagaacgATTAGAACAAGAAGGATTTTACGATTCTGATTCtgatattgaagatgaagacgCTGAAGAGATTAGAGAAAAGGCTCAATGGATaagaaataaacaaaagacaatgataattgaaggaagaaatagaaaatcATTGAAGAATAAAGCTATAATGCCAAGAGatcaaataaagaaaacattCGGTGATATGGAGAAACATATGTATAATATTGGTCATGATACTGAGAAGTTGAGAGAAACCGTGGGTAAGAAATCTTCAGATAAAGCCATGTCAGGAGTTGAAATCTTGAAAAGAAGTCAAGGTATCAAAGCTAGTAAATTGgctaaaaagaaagctgCTGCTAATCAATCTGATCGTCTTAATGATGGTTTGAATGATGGTGCTTTGAGATCTCAAGCTGAAAGATTGGCTAAAATAcaaagaagagaaagaaatagaatGGCAAGACAAGGGGAAGGTGATCGTCATTCAACTGCTGCCTTACCTAAACATTTGTTCAGTGGTAAAAGAGGTATTGGTTCTACCGATAGACGTTGA
- the AHR1 gene encoding Zn(II)2Cys6 transcription factor AHR1 (Zn(II)2Cys6 transcription factor; involved in regulation of adhesion genes; involved in white-opaque switch; forms complex with Mcm1; mutant is sensetive to 5-fluorocytosine and lithium chloride; Spider biofilm induced) — MAKKKLNSTIKRSRTRSGCVTCRDRHIKCDEQQPVCKNCQKSNRKCYRGIRLNFTQYTFYNPDDNKPKELQQNEQPNSSHYAFPNLEPNPVSQKHRILDQSITIASLYDDLKKYKPYIHLHTPEDLRESDLQFQEDTYNSYISTSAINLRGKKLTKRDPGLSTSLSVINPTLESEIKPNPVILNQLSFHPPPNLNTGVLYPPTATAATTTTSSPTNHHLHPYFVSSIPNPQHHPMLDTSQHQETTSTDPNQFDYSHLSMPQSTPLLMKYDITTYVRLIETEKYYMLLDLANELDIWKKIIPSLCLQISENDSFLLDCLMSCSRNTSVNLLDLTNEQLNKWSQLKNAPVISERIQQFEHILISIVLILLGLYLNTTKVRLTDYHKVIFNNQAKLFSHVLRKIHTFITSNKPNSAVLTNAIQSITMLKFFIDKNYDFSYEFKNIQKGRVTDTSEEITYSNSNLYSNPDISYISTFNEYEIIYLNNSYQNLVHVDQSNSMSMGESQLYKDLLWYLMKVDFVINYPEAANNLVLDHNVVYQQITNASTDLSFSNNLNYLNPRSYANYFLKEFIIKVLSMGSNAIIEDANNRINTLFNFIDQSYMDPELKSQFHHCFTWTVRYIHPVSD, encoded by the coding sequence ATGGcaaagaagaaactaaattcaacaataaagCGCAGCCGGACACGTTCTGGTTGCGTTACCTGTCGAGATAGACATATAAAATGCGATGAACAACAACCTGTTTGCAAAAACTgtcaaaaatcaaatcgGAAATGTTATCGAGGAATAAGGTTAAACTTTACACAATATACTTTTTACAACCCTGATGATAATAAGCCAAAAGAATTGCAACAAAATGAACAGCCAAATAGTAGTCATTATGCATTTCCCAATCTAGAGCCAAATCCAGTATCACAAAAACATAGGATATTAGACCAATCAATAACCATTGCCTCATTAtatgatgatttgaaaaagtatAAGCCATATATTCATTTACATACACCAGAAGATTTAAGGGAGTCGGACTTACAATTCCAAGAAGACACATACAATTCGTATATATCCACATCTGCAATAAATTTACggggaaaaaaattgactAAAAGAGATCCGGGGTTGTCTACTTCATTGTCAGTTATTAATCCCACATTGGAATCTGAAATTAAACCGAACCCGGTgatattgaatcaattgagtTTCCACCCCCCACCAAATCTTAATACTGGAGTTTTGTATCCACCAACcgcaacagcagcaacaacaacaacatcaagtCCTACTAATCATCATTTACATCCCTATTTTGTCAGTCTGATACCAAATCCACAACATCATCCAATGCTAGACACTTCTCAACATCAAGAGACTACATCAACAGACCCTAATCAATTCGATTATTCCCATCTATCAATGCCTCAATCCACACCCTTGCTAATGAAATACGATATCACCACCTATGTAAGGTTAATTGAAACAGAAAAGTATTACATGCTATTGGATCTTGCCAATGAATTAgatatttggaaaaaaattataccGTCATTGTGTTTGCAAATTTCCGAGAATGATTCATTCTTGTTAGATTGTTTGATGAGCTGTTCTCGTAATACATCTGTTAACCTTTTGGACTTGACtaatgaacaattgaataagtGGTcgcaattgaaaaatgctCCCGTGATATCAGAaagaattcaacaatttgaacATATACTAATAAGTATTGTATTAATTTTACTTGGATTATATTTGAATACGACTAAAGTTCGACTAACTGATTATCATAAGgtgattttcaataatcaaGCCAAATTGTTTTCCCACGTATTGCGCAAGATCCATACATTTATCACATCAAATAAACCCAATTCGGCAGTATTGACAAATGCCattcaatcaattactATGctcaaatttttcatagATAAAAATTATGACTTCTCAtatgaatttaaaaatatccAGAAGGGAAGAGTTACTGATACACTGGAGGAAATCACGTATTCTAATTCGAATTTATATTCCAACCCGGATATATCCTATATTTCTACATTCAACGAATACGAGATTATCTACTTGAATAATTCGTATCAGAATCTTGTTCACGTTGATCAAAGCAATAGTATGCTGATGGGCGAATCTCAATTATACAAAGATCTATTGTGGTATTTGATGAAAGTTGATTTTGTCATTAATTATCCAGAAGCTGCCAACAATTTGGTTCTTGATCATAATGTtgtttatcaacaaattacTAATGCATCGACTGATTTGAGTTTCAGTAATAActtgaattatttgaacCCAAGATCATAtgcaaattattttttgaaagaatttattatcaaagtATTGAGTATGGGTAGCAATGCCATCATTGAAGATGCCAATAATCGAATAAATACtctatttaattttattgatcAAAGCTATATGGACCCAGAACTAAAATcacaatttcatcattgCTTTACCTGGACTGTACGCTACATTCACCCAGTAAGtgattaa